In Lolium perenne isolate Kyuss_39 chromosome 5, Kyuss_2.0, whole genome shotgun sequence, the sequence ATCGGTTCGAGCTCTTCGAACCGGAGACGGACGACGGCGGAAGGACTGACTCCGCGGCTGATGCCGCCGGCACAGCGAGGCTACTGTCGGACCCGGGGTCGTGACACTGAGATTAAGGGTCATCACCCATCAGTCTGCTCCATTCAGAAGAGAGCGCTACATATGACATTTTGTCCACTAAGACATTTTGTAGACTGACTCCGTACAGTCCAATTCGTTTGTTGGCTTCCTGCTACAAGAAATACTGAAAGCACGGATAACACTTTCCAACTTACAGTCATATTGGACTAAACATAGCTTCTTGCGCTTGATTAGGCAAGGCGACCTGGCGACGTGACCGGTTAGTACACCTCAATCTCCTACAATGAAAACGCTTTCCGATTCCGATGCGATGCATGTTGGAGTACGTTGTGTACACGGGTCGAGATTCCATATGCATCACTATATTATATTACCTCTGCAGAAACCTCAACATAGCTAACCCCCTTGTTTTCTTTCGGCCAACCATCTACACGATAGTAAACCTCAAGGGGGCACGCGACACACGGAATAAGGCTCCGCTAAACTCAAATTCAGTCGATCTTCAGAAACAAAGCCAGTTCGATCACATGGGGATAGCGTTCTCGTCGGTGCCTCGTCTTCTTCGCCAGCGGACGCCGCCGCAATTGCCAGACGACGTTGTTGTTGACATCCTCTCAAGGATCCGCGTGAAGACCCTCTGCCGATTCAGATGTGTGTCCAAGGGGTGGTACACCCTCATATCCGACAACATCGTCAGCGTGTACAAGGCTCGCGCCGAGCCACTCCTCGTTGTTGGCTCCCGCCGGGACACGTCTCTGCGGCTGATTGACATGGGCGGTAACGTGGTGAAAGTGATCAAGAACGTGGGTTATGTTTGGAAGCTTATCTGCACAAGCCGTGATAACCTGGTGTGTGTGATTGGCATTTCATGTGATGTTAAGGTGGTCGACCTTGCCAACGGTGAGGTGCTCCAAACCTGCAAGAAAACTGGCCTTTTGGGTTTCGGCTGCACCATCCCATTTAGTGTCTACAAGATCGTCTACATCAATCCCTACTTGTGCGAGATCCTCACGGTAGGAGACGATGTTGAGTGGAGACCAATGCAGTTGCCTCAAAACAGCAATATTTCCTATGCTAGGAGTCCCGTTGTTGTAAACGGTGTATTGCATTTGCTGCTAAGATCTCAGCTAGATGGGAACGGTGTACTATGCTTTAACCTCGCGAGTGAGGAGTGGATGAAGGCAATCAAGGGGCCACCAAATGTGGACCTTCAAAAGGGTGACCTTTCGTTGAGCGAGCTCAATGGTTCCCTATGTATGGTTCAACCGGAGGATGAGAGCTGGGTGACGAACATATGGCTCCTCACAAATTCTAACAAGAGCACATGGGTTAAGGTGTTTGAGATCCCTTTGAATTCACGTGGGTATTATCGGGTTAAACCTTTGCGAATATTACCTGATGGGAGGCTGGTCTTCTACAACACTCATGAGAAAACCGATTTATCGTCGGTGCAAATCTACGATCCACACAACTGGGATTTCATAGATGCGCCAAATGCACTAGCCGGCGTCCACGACACAAACTTTAGTCCTTGCAGCTAGCACCGGGAGATTTCTTTTTGGTCAAGATCTAGTGCCCTTAACTTCCTTAAtgttttttccttttccttttcgaAGTAGTTTCTTCGAAGGACAGTGAACTACGTTCTCGTTTCTTATGTTCGACGTGACCTAAAAAACCTATGATTGCCATTTGGTTATGCAGTGTTTGTCCACATATGTGTCCAATCATGGAAATAGTCGTTCTTTTATTAACAATGATATTTTATGCTAcattgtactataaaacttttggTGCGTAGTATATAACAGATctaatgatttgtatggtttgtaaTGCTTGAAAGTATCGACTGCATGCACTAGGGTTGGAAGAAATTGCTCATTTTCGTGGAAAGGGTTGTACAAGGAGCGTACCGGAGAGTGCAGTGTCATACTTGAGGTAGTGGCTGACAATGACCTCTGGATTTGGCACGATTTTTTCGGCATGGCAGGAACTCACAACGACATCAACGTAGCTCTCCGGTGTTTGCAGGGCTAGCTGAGGGACATGCTCCGCCGGTCAACTTCGAGAACAACGGCCACGCATAGTACAACAAGGGTACTATCTAgatgatggtatctatcc encodes:
- the LOC139831682 gene encoding putative F-box protein At1g19160, which produces MGIAFSSVPRLLRQRTPPQLPDDVVVDILSRIRVKTLCRFRCVSKGWYTLISDNIVSVYKARAEPLLVVGSRRDTSLRLIDMGGNVVKVIKNVGYVWKLICTSRDNLVCVIGISCDVKVVDLANGEVLQTCKKTGLLGFGCTIPFSVYKIVYINPYLCEILTVGDDVEWRPMQLPQNSNISYARSPVVVNGVLHLLLRSQLDGNGVLCFNLASEEWMKAIKGPPNVDLQKGDLSLSELNGSLCMVQPEDESWVTNIWLLTNSNKSTWVKVFEIPLNSRGYYRVKPLRILPDGRLVFYNTHEKTDLSSVQIYDPHNWDFIDAPNALAGVHDTNFSPCS